GGAGGCGATCTGGCCGGCGCGGTAGCCCTTGCGGGTGGCCTCGCCCTCGGCCTTGCCGCCGATGCCGTAGGAGAACCGGGTGGCCACCATCGAGGCGACGCCGGCCACGACCGGCGCGGCGACCGCGGGCAGCAGCACCTTGGTGACCAGGACGTCACCGTGCACGGCGCCGAAGCCGGCGGAGGCGACGGCGGCGCCGATCAGACCGCCCATCAGGGCGTGCGAGGAGCTGGAGGGCAGGCCCACCAGCCAGGTCACGAGATTCCAGAGGATCGCGCCGACCAGGGCGGCGAAGATGACCTCGGGACGGATGCCGGTCTCGTCGACGAGACCCTTGGAGATCGTGTTCGCGACCTCCACGGAGAGGAAGGCGCCCACCAGGTTGAGGGCGGCGGACATGGCCACCGCGATCTTGGGCTTCAGAGCGCCGGTGGAGATGGTTGTCGCCATCGCGTTCGCGGTGTCGTGGAAACCGTTCGTGAAATCGAACGCGAGAGCGGTCACCACCACTATCGCGAGGATCAGCGAGAAGCTTTCCATTTGCCCAGGCAATCGTTCGAGGTCATTGGCTGGACGAACGTAGGCAACCTGGGTGAACGGAAGATGAACTGAGGCAGGCGTGGGGGTGTCGAAAGGGGAGGGTCGGGCTTCCGCTTTCCCCGGCCCGGCCTCATCGGCCCAGGCGCCCCTTGGCTACCGGCCCCGGGCGAGGATCTTCAGCCGGCTCGCGGACCCGTTGAAGAGATTCTGGTCACCCGGCAGCCGGCCCTTGGTCGCGAACTGCCAGAAGGTCCAGTACCGCCACCCGCCGGGCAGCCTGCCCGGCCCCGAGGCGCTGTGCCGGGCGATCCACAGGGCGTGGTTCTTCGAGAACGCGTGGCTGTCGCCGGTGCACTGCCGCCACCACTGGGCGGTCGTGTAGATCACCGGGCGGCGGCCGGTCTCCTGCCTGACCTCGTCGCTGAACGACCGGATCCAGCCGACCATCCGCTTCCAGCCCAGCCCGTAGCACCGGTGCTTGCTGCTGTAGGGGTTGTACTCGATGTCCAGCGCGGGCGGCAGGGTGCGGCCGTCCGCCGCCCAGTCACCGCCGTGCTGCACGAAGTAGGCGGCCTGCCGGGCGCCGGAGGACCTGTCCGGCAGCGCGAAGTGGTACGCGCCCCGGTACAGGCCCGCGCCGCCCGCGCCGTCGTACTGCCCGGAGAAGTAGGGGTTGGCGTAGTCCGTGGACTCGGTCGCCTTGACGTAGACGAACCGCGCGCCCGCGGACCGGGCGCCCTGCCAGTCGACGTACTTCTGGTGCGACGAGACGTCGTGCCCCCGCGGCAGTCCCGCGACCAGCGCCGGAGGTCCGGCGGCGGCGGACGCGGTGCCCGCGAGAGCGAGCGCCGCCATGGCCGCCGCGAGGACACCGGCGCGGCGACGGAGCAGGGTGCGTTCACGGGCCATGTGTCTCCCCGGGGTCTGCGGACGGACGGGTCGTCCGGCGGGCAAGAGGGACCATTGAAGGCCTGCTGATCATCCGAAACGGTGGCTATTTACGGCGATTCAGACTGATTTCGCCCGATCGGGGGTGCGGCTTTGTGGTGGCTGGACGGGGGGTCCTACGGGGGCACGGCCGACGCAACGCTGTGCTCGGCGGAAGCCGGGAACGCCGGGGGCTGCGCTCCTCCCGTGGATGCGCCCGACGGCGGCGGGCCGGCGCCGTGGCGGTCAACCCCGGACCGCCCGCATACGCCGGGCCCGGCCGGCAGGATCGCCGCGCGCGGCCGGAAGAACGGTGCTCCGCACTCGCGGCGCGGCGGGCTGCGGAACCGCGCTCGCGGCCGGGCGACAACAGCCCGCGCTCTTCCCGTGGGTGCGGTTGGCGCCGAGTGCGGTCGTGGCTGGCAGGCGATGTCCGGCCTGTGGGTGCGGCCTGCGGGGTCGTCGGTGGCGGCCGGAGAGAGACCGTCCGCGCTCTTACCGTGGACGCGGTCGGCGAGAAGCGCCGCCCGCGGCCCGAAGGTCACGGTTCGTGCTCCTGTGCAGGCTCGCCCCGCGGCCCGAAGCTCACGGCCCGTGCTCCCCTGCAGCCCCGCTCGCGGCCGGAAGGGCACCCGGCGTGCTCCTCCTCATGGACGCCGCCGGCGGGACCGTGCTCGCGGCCGGAGAAATCAGGGTCCGCCTCCCTCCCGCGGGCCCTGACTGGCAAGATCGCTGTATGGCTGAGCAGCGGCGGGACGCGGAGCAGGAGCGGATCTGGGCGGAGCTGGTCGCGACGGCGCGGCGGAGTGTGGCCGACGGGCTGGTGGTCGGCACCTCCGGGAACGTCTCCGCGCGCGTGGGCGACCTGGTGCTGGTCACCCCCTCCGGAGTGCCGTACGACCGGCTGACCCCGGAGGACATCACCGGCGTCGACCTCACCGGGCGACAGGTGCTCGGCACCCTGGTGCCGACCAGCGAGCTGCCCATGCACCTCGCCGTGTACCGCACCACCGACGCCCGCGCGGTCGTCCACACCCACGCCGTGCACGCGACGGCGGTGTCCACGCTCGTGCCCGAGCTGCCCCTGGTCCACTACATGGCCGCGGCCCTCGGCGGCCCCGTCCGCGTCGCCCCCTACGCCACGTACGGCACCGACGAACTCGCCGAGAACATGCTGCGCGCCCTGGCCGGCCGCTCCGGCTGCCTGCTGCAGAACCACGGCACGCTCACCTACGGCGCCGGCCTGGACCAGGCCTACGACCGCACCGCCCAGCTGGAGTGGATGTGCCGCCTGTGGCTGACGGCGTCCTCGGTGCCCGGCCTGACCCCGTCCCTGCTGACGGAGGCACAACTCGCCGAGACCGGGGAACGGTTGAGGGGGTACGGCCAACGGAGGTGACACCTTGCCGCACAGCACCCTGCTCCGACGCCTCGTCGACCGCCTCTCCCGCCGCCGGCGCCGCCTCACGCCGGTCCGCCGGATCCGCAACGGCGCCGGGCCGCGACGGACCACCCCGGCGGTTCCGGATCCGCCCGCACCGCGACGCTCCTCACCTGCCCCCGCCGCTCCACTGGCCGGTGACGGCAACCCCCGGGACACTGGACCCGTGCGCCCCGTCAAAGCGACCGCCCTCACCACGGCCATAGCCGCCGGCGTGGCCGTGGCGTCCGTCGCCGCCGGCCGCCTCGCCAGCGACGCCGCGCTGAAGGCGCCCGCCGGACGCCCGCTGCCCACCGAACCCCGCCTCACCGTGCACGGCACCGCCGCCGGCCAGATCACCCTCACCCGCGACCTGGCCTCGCTGCGCCCCGGCACCTACGGCCTCGCCGGCAACGGCTCCCACGCGGTCGTCGGCCCCGTCCTGGACAGCGCCCGGCACACCGCCGACACCGTCGTACGCCGCCTGGAGCGCGTCACGCACGGCACCCTCTCCTCCGGCGACGCGGTGTGGTTCACCCCGAACCTGTACGTCGGCGATCCGTCCGCCGCCCTCGGCCTCGACCACGCCGACGTCCAGGTGCCCGGCGAACTCGGCGACCTGCCCGCCTGGTTCCTGCCCGGCGCCCGGGACACCTGGCTGATCGCCGTGCACGGCCTCGGCGCCACCCGCGAACAGGCCATGAACCTCATGCCCGCCCTGCACGCCCGCCGGATGCCGGTCCTCGCGCTCGCCTACCGCGGCGACCCCGGCGCCCCGCGCCCGCCGGACGGCCTGAACCACCTCGGCGAGACGGAGTGGCGCGACCTGGACGCGGCGATCCGCCACGCCGTCCGCAGCGGCGCCCGCCGGGTCGTCCTGCTCGGCTGGTCCACCGGCGCCACGATGGCCCTGCGCGCCGCCGAGCACTCCGCGCTGCGCGAGCACATCTCCGGACTGGTCCTGGACTCGCCGGTGCTCAGCTGGGAGGCCACGCTGCGCGCCCTCGCCCGCGCCCGGCACACCCCGCCGCCGCTGCTGCCGCTCGCCGTGCGCGCCGCCCAGGGCCGGACCGGCCTGTACGCCGACCGGGTCCCCGAGATCACCGACCCGGGCCGGCTCAGCGTGCCGACCCTGATCTTCCACGGCCCCGACGACCGGGTGGCCCCCTGGGAGTTCTCCCGCAGGCTCGCCCGCCGCCGACCCGACCTGGTCGCCCTGCACACCGTGCCCGAGGCCCCGCACGCGGCGATGTGGAACGCCGGCCCCGAGGAGTACCAGGAACGGCTGCGCCGCTTCCTCACCCCGCTGGTGTGACGGCGCCGGGCCCCGGCCCCGGCGGCCCGGCGGCGAGGATTCCGTTTACGGCCGTACGGCTGGCCTGATCCCCCTCCTCACCGGGCTCCGGACGCCGTGCTCTGGCCTGCCCCGTCGCCCGCCGTGACATTCCGTTTGGGTTTTCGGACCGTCAACCGGAAGACTGCACCCGTGACGTCCCGTATCCCGCGCGACTCCAGGCTCCGACTCGTCCGACCGCGACCCCTGGCCGCCGCCCCCAGAGCTGTGAACCAGCGGCGCCCACGCCGCCCCGCACCCCGGCCGCCGGAGGGCACCCCGGCCCCCGCGGAACTGGCCGGAATGGCCCGCGCCGGACTGGCCGGCCCGGTCCGGGTGGCCCGCTGGGCCGACGCCGCACTCGGCCCCGGCAGCGACGGCGCCACCGCCGACGGCAAGGCCACCCTCTCCGACGCCACCGCCCGGCGCGCCGCCGCCGACCTCGGCCTGAGCGTCGCCCAGGTGCGGGCCGACTGGGACACGGCACGCCTCGCCGGACTCGTCGAGGTGCACGGCGACCGGGCGCGCCCCGGCTGGCGGCTGCGCGCCTGGGACCGCGACGACAGCGCCGTACTGCGCGGCTGGGTCGCCCTCTTCGACGCCTGGTCGCTCGCCTCCCCGGAACCCGAGGAGTTCGAGCCGGCAGCCGTCGCCGAGGTCGTCTCGGCCATGCCCCAGGTGCTCTCCTTCCTCCAGCTGTCCGCCGGGCCCGTCCCGGTCGAGCAGCTGCTCGACCTGCTCCAGCAGCGGGTCACCGAACTGCGCACCGAGCGCTGCGAGGTCCCCCTCGACCCCGGCACCGGCCGGCCCACCGACCCCGGCACCGCCCGGCCGGCGGTGCCGGGAGCCCGGCAGCCCGCCGAACCGGGCGCCGCGCGGCCCGCCGGCTCCGCGGCCACCCGCCCGGCCGTCGCGGCGGCCGGTGACCTCGCCGTGGCCGCACCGGAGGCCCCCGCCACCGGCGACGCCGCGCTCGCGCCGCTGCTCGACTGGGCGCTGCGGGCCCTCGCCGCCGTCGGCGCGCTGACCTACGGCGACGGCCAGGCCACCCTCACCCCGCTGGGCAGCTGGGCGGTGTGGGTCAAGCTGGAGCAGATCTGCGTGGCCGCGCAGAGCCCGGCCGGCAACATCGAGCAGTCCGCCGAGGACATGCTCCGCGGCTGCGCCCAGCTCCGCCCCAACGCCGCCCGCGCCGAGTACCGCGCCTGGCTCGCCGCCCGCACCGTCGGCGACGCCGTCACCGAACTGATCGACGCCGCACGCGGCGAGGACGCCCTCCTGCGCGGCCTGGCCTTCGAGGCGCTGCGCGTCGTGGGCGCCCCCGCCGAGCCCGACGTACGCGCCGTCGTGGACGAACCGGCGCTCAGGCCCTACGCCCTGCTGTGGCTCGCCGAGCACGACGGGATCGACCCGGAGGACGCCCACGAGGTCCTCACCCGGGAGGAGGCGACCTGGCTGTGGGTGGACACCGCCGCCGCCGTCGCCGACCACGGAGAGGCCTCGATGCTGGTCCGGCATCTGGAGGCCGCGGTGCAGCCCACCGTCCCGCAGCTGCTCGACGAGGTCCGCGCCGTCGGGCACCCGCGCACCGTGCAGGTCCTGGTCGCGCTCGCCGCCGCGCATCCCGACCCGGCCCTGGCCAAGGCCGTGCGCCGGGCCGCCTTCCAGGTGCACACCGGAGGCTGAGCCGGCCCGGAGGTCAGCCGGCGATCTCCGGGGCGTACGTCCCGAAGCTCCACACGTTGCCCTCGACGTCCCGGGCCATGTAGTCCCGCGAGCCGTAGTCCTGGTCGGTCGGGGGCATCAGGATGTCCACGCCGTGCTCCACGGCCCGCTGGTGGTGGGCGTCCACGTCGTCCACGACCACGTACACCCCCGCGGGCCCCGCGTCCTTCATCACCGTGTCGAACAGGCCGCCGCGGCCCTTGGAGCCGATCATCACCGCGCCGTTGCCCTGGACCAGCTCGGCGTGCATCACCGTGCCGTCCTCCGTCTCGTACAGCGACAGCTCGGTGAAGCCGAGCGCCTCCGTCAGCTGCTTGATCGCCGCTTTCGCGTCCGCGTACAGCAGCGTGGGGTAGAGGCTCGGCCGTCCGCCGCTCGTCCCTGCCATGCCGATCACTCCCTCGTGCCTCGGGTATGGGGCGTCCCGTTCAGTGTGGCAGCGGCCACTGACAACGCCCGGTGCGCGGCGCCCGCCTCGCCGCATGCCGCACGGATCCACCGCGCGCGCCCGCGACGATCTCCCGGGCCCTCACCGAACGCGCGGACGTAGAAAAACCGCTTGCACGGCCCCGTTAGACTTCCTCCCATGGCCATTCTCCTCGCGCATTAGACGGCGGGAACGTCCTCAGCCGCCCACCCGCCAATCCCTGTACGCCCTGGAGTCTGTCCGTGATCTCCGCCTCCGGTATCGAGCTGCGCGCCGGTGCGCGCGTCCTCATCGAGAACGCCACCTTCCGTGTCGCCAAGGGCGACCGCATCGGCCTCGTCGGCCGCAACGGCGCCGGAAAGACCACCCTCACCAAGTGCCTGGCCGGTGAGGGCATCCCCGCCGCCGGCACCATCACCCGCTCCGGCGAGGTCGGCTACCTCCCGCAGGACCCCCGCACCGGCGACCTGGACGTGCTCGCCCGGGACCGGATCCTCTCCGCGCGCGGCCTCGACGTGCTGATCCGCAAGATGCGGGAGAACGAGGAGCGGATCGCCAACGGCAAGGGCGCCACCCGCGAGAAGGCCCTCAGGCAGTACGAGCGCCAGGAGACGGAGTTCCTCACCAAGGGCGGGTACGCCGCCGAGGCCGAGGCCGCCACCATCGCCGCCGCGCTCAACCTGCCCGACCGCGTACTCGGCCAGCCGCTGCACACGCTCTCCGGCGGTCAGCGGCGCCGTATCGAGCTGGCCCGGATCCTGTTCTCCGACGCGGACACCCTCCTGCTGGACGAGCCGACCAACCACCTCGACGCGGACTCCATCATCTGGCTGCGGGACTACCTGAAGACCTACCGCGGCGGCTTCATCGTCATCTCCCACGACGTCGACCTGGTCGAGACGGTCGTCAACAAGGTGTTCTACCTGGACGCCAACCGGGCCACGATCGACATCTACAACATGGGCTGGAAGCTCTACCAGCAGCAGCGCGAGGCCGACGAGAAGCGCCGCAAGCGGGAGCGCGCCAACGCCGAGAAGAAGGCCGCCGCGCTCAACGCCCAGGCCGACAAGATGCGCGCCAAGGCCACCAAGACGGTCGCCGCGCAGAACATGGCCCGCCGTGCCGAGAAGCTGCTCGCCGGCCTCGAAGAGGTCCGCATGTCCGACAAGGTCGCCAAGCTCCGCTTCCCGGAGCCCGCG
This genomic interval from Streptomyces sp. NBC_00557 contains the following:
- a CDS encoding lysozyme gives rise to the protein MARERTLLRRRAGVLAAAMAALALAGTASAAAGPPALVAGLPRGHDVSSHQKYVDWQGARSAGARFVYVKATESTDYANPYFSGQYDGAGGAGLYRGAYHFALPDRSSGARQAAYFVQHGGDWAADGRTLPPALDIEYNPYSSKHRCYGLGWKRMVGWIRSFSDEVRQETGRRPVIYTTAQWWRQCTGDSHAFSKNHALWIARHSASGPGRLPGGWRYWTFWQFATKGRLPGDQNLFNGSASRLKILARGR
- a CDS encoding class II aldolase/adducin family protein, which produces MAEQRRDAEQERIWAELVATARRSVADGLVVGTSGNVSARVGDLVLVTPSGVPYDRLTPEDITGVDLTGRQVLGTLVPTSELPMHLAVYRTTDARAVVHTHAVHATAVSTLVPELPLVHYMAAALGGPVRVAPYATYGTDELAENMLRALAGRSGCLLQNHGTLTYGAGLDQAYDRTAQLEWMCRLWLTASSVPGLTPSLLTEAQLAETGERLRGYGQRR
- a CDS encoding alpha/beta hydrolase, with the protein product MRPVKATALTTAIAAGVAVASVAAGRLASDAALKAPAGRPLPTEPRLTVHGTAAGQITLTRDLASLRPGTYGLAGNGSHAVVGPVLDSARHTADTVVRRLERVTHGTLSSGDAVWFTPNLYVGDPSAALGLDHADVQVPGELGDLPAWFLPGARDTWLIAVHGLGATREQAMNLMPALHARRMPVLALAYRGDPGAPRPPDGLNHLGETEWRDLDAAIRHAVRSGARRVVLLGWSTGATMALRAAEHSALREHISGLVLDSPVLSWEATLRALARARHTPPPLLPLAVRAAQGRTGLYADRVPEITDPGRLSVPTLIFHGPDDRVAPWEFSRRLARRRPDLVALHTVPEAPHAAMWNAGPEEYQERLRRFLTPLV
- a CDS encoding VOC family protein, whose protein sequence is MAGTSGGRPSLYPTLLYADAKAAIKQLTEALGFTELSLYETEDGTVMHAELVQGNGAVMIGSKGRGGLFDTVMKDAGPAGVYVVVDDVDAHHQRAVEHGVDILMPPTDQDYGSRDYMARDVEGNVWSFGTYAPEIAG
- a CDS encoding ABC-F family ATP-binding cassette domain-containing protein — encoded protein: MISASGIELRAGARVLIENATFRVAKGDRIGLVGRNGAGKTTLTKCLAGEGIPAAGTITRSGEVGYLPQDPRTGDLDVLARDRILSARGLDVLIRKMRENEERIANGKGATREKALRQYERQETEFLTKGGYAAEAEAATIAAALNLPDRVLGQPLHTLSGGQRRRIELARILFSDADTLLLDEPTNHLDADSIIWLRDYLKTYRGGFIVISHDVDLVETVVNKVFYLDANRATIDIYNMGWKLYQQQREADEKRRKRERANAEKKAAALNAQADKMRAKATKTVAAQNMARRAEKLLAGLEEVRMSDKVAKLRFPEPAPCGKTPLMAEGLSKSYGSLEIFTDVDLAIDKGSRVVILGLNGAGKTTLLRLLAGVEQPDTGAVVPGHGLKLGYYAQEHETLDPDRTVLENMRSAAPDMDLVEVRKVLGSFLFSGDDVDKPAGVLSGGEKTRLALATLVVSSANVLLLDEPTNNLDPASREEILGALRTYKGAVVLVTHDEGAVEALQPERIILLPDGVEDLWGSDYADLVALA